The genomic window gtccatagctcgtacggtgttttgggcaccgacttgcttggtaatctattgagaatgtgaatggcggttttaagcgcctccatccataatcccaatggtaagttggaataactcatcatgctgcgcaccatatccataagtgtacggttgcatctttcagctactccattttgccGAGGTTCGCCCGGCATTGAATACTGGGCAACTATGCCAGTCTCCTACAAGAACTTtgcaaaaggtccagggacttggccatatggagtgtgccgaccgtagtactctcccccacggtcggacctgactatctttattcttttatcatgttgattttcaacttcagctttgaatattttaaatttatccaacgcttcagatctttctttgattggataaatatatccatagcgagagtaatcatctatgaatgttatgaacgagtcatatccatccacacttttcaccggacatggtccacaaatgtcagtgtggatgatttctagtgtgcctgtgctatggattgcaccttttttgatttgttttatatactttcctttaatgcaatcgatgcattgttctaagtctgagaattctaacggaggaagaatttcactcttgactaatctttctattctccccttggaaatatggcccaagcggcagtgccataatttcgatgagtcgaatgttctctttcttttctttggttctTTATTCAACGTAGAAACATGTTCTTTCACATTGCATACAGAATAAACTTTTTCACGAAGTGGTAACAAATAAAGCTCATCGTgtagtaaagcatcacccacataagcattattatatcaaatggcacacttgccatgtccaaaataacattcataattatctttgtccaaacaagaaacactaattaagtttctatgacatgatggaacaaataaaacatctctaagtagaagattgaatccgtcagctaactccaaggagatgTCACCGACAACTTCAACTTCTGCTTCAACTCCGTTTGCCACTTCAATGCGTCTTTCGCTTCTTAGCGTAGTCCACGTTGAATGGAATCCCTGTAAAGAATTTGCAACATGAACAATTGCTCCTGAATCAATCCACCAAGTGGATTTTGAAAACTGTTTATACAAGGATTCATTGACAAATGAAACTATATTGCTACCTCTTCTTGCCATGACTGACTTCAGCCAAGCAGGGAAGTCTTTCTTGTAATGCCCTTTCTTCTTGCAGTGGAGACAAGTGTCTTTGTCCACTAAGACAGGATGTTGCTGATGGTGATGCTGATAGGGAGCTTTGCCATGCTTTGAAGGAGAACTTTTGTTGTTTTgactgtagttctttttcttgtAATCCTTCACATAGTTGAGTGAACCATCATGTGCGACTTTGAGTctgtcctcttcttggacacatattgctattgtcttttcaatgtcccatgttccaggtgacatattATAGTTTACAACAAAAGTTTCAAAATTCTTTTGGCGGTGAAGCCATGACCAGGTGGACCAGGAGCTTTGGTTTGATCTCTAGATCCTCATCCATGGGCTTTAGCTTTGCTGCCATATTGCTCATCCTCAGAATGTGCTCTCTTATTCCATGACTACCACCTGTGTAGCGCTGTGTGACCAGTTGCTCTAACACTtgggtggcatatatctttgaagagccagtgaactggctctttatctttgTAAGCAACTCCCCTGCAGAAGTGCACTCTGCAATGGAGCCCACAATGGTGCTCTCGATTGTATTCTTTATAaatgccatgcactttttgtttgcattgacccacttttggTTATCTATGAGGTAGGACTGCTCCAAAGGAGCATAGTCCCCCTTTTTTTAGCCCATGCAGCATCATCATCATTGGCCTCTCTTACTGGCTCTATGGGTCTGACCGGCTGTGGTTTCTCCAGAACCCAATCAAGATCAGCACAAACAAATGCCAGTTcaactttcttcctccactcagtgtggttgtcacctctgagtgtcggaacttcttttaggcaactcatcaagtgaaagCCTCCTTCTCCTGGTGCTGACGAGCTCGATCCAGCACCGGCCATGATGATAGCAGAGAGATGGTGAGGTGGTGGAGCTTCCTGTGAGCACCGCGcttaccctagatcggtagggtGTGTCGGTGGGGATTGTGGCAGTGATTAACGTCGTAAGTcgtgccccggcccccacctctatttatatagcgcgggtcacaggggcccaccaaccatggtttggttgggcgcccccgatcagggcgcaagtcaggggcccgttcgacccgttgggttcgaacgggaTAGAGATCAATCTAACACTAACCACTTACATTTTGGTTCTACTACTTGTGTAAAATGTGATATATAAAACTTGCAGTATAGAAGTGTTCTTATGCCTTTAAATTAATTATGTGtttcatttgcaggagatggacagTAAGCACACGGCTAAAAACTTGAAACCAAGAAAAGGGAAATATATGATCCTGATCATCGATTGGCCTTTGCCTTGCTCCTTTTTTCCGTTATAGTGATTGGACAGGCAAAAACACTGTCGCTAAGCAAGTAAACATTGCTAGCACTAGTCTGTAGAACTATTGGACTTTGGTTTGATATGGCACTCTTGACAAGAAGTGAGTGATGAATAAAGGAGTGATGAATCAGGCAGTCCATAGGCATGTCATGAGGTCATTGAATTTGTTGGCTGGAACACAGCCGGGTCTTGTTGCCCTATTTCTTCCTCTGTTCTTGTATGCATGTGTGTTCATTTCATCTAGCACGCAATAAATCCACCAAAACCTATAATAGGAGTTGCCAGCACTCTATTTTTCGTTGATATATATTCTAGGTTTCCAATGATAAGCAAGTGTTTTCTAAGTGAAATGATGTCCATGTTATTTTGTAGGTCATGGCCATTCTCATATTCTTGGGTGCTTGTGTCGCGGCCAGCGTGATGATCTTTTTCATGAAGGATGTGAACTTCTGCGCCGAGTACTAGTGGCCGCCGCAGCCATGGCCAAGCTTGTTACATAGATTGTCTGTTTGATGGCCCATCTTTGTTTAGATGATGTGGATTCCTGATGCTCTAGTTACTTGTGCTGTTTCTTTGTTAATTTCATTTCGTCAGAGGTTGACTTGATGCTCAATTCTGAATATGAGTCCTTTGTAATGTATATTCAGTTTGAGATGTCATTGTTAAACTCCAGTTAGGTGAAACAGTAAGTTGGTTCAGTGTGCTTGTTGTTTTTTGGTTCATTGTTAATATAGTGCTTAACCCATTTAGTCAAATGGTTCTGAACCCATTTTTTTTCTCCAATACGCCAAGCtggcgtatcattgcattgataggtagAAAGAATACAAGGGTTGAGGACTCCTAGCTCGTACAAAGCAAGGTGTGCCAAGAGTCCGCATGAGCAGAAGAAGTGGGATGCTCAGCCAGGCTACACTAGGTTTACATCGCGTCGATTACAGCTTGTAGTCCTTTGGCACCGGCAGAGGCCCAGGTGCGCGCATCGTCCTGGATCGAAGCAAATAAGTGGTTGGCCGAGGGTTGCTGGAGGTCGAAGATGCAAGCATTCTGGTGCTTCCAAATGGCCCAGGTGACCAGTGGGACTAGGGACGCAAGGGCCTTCCGGAGTGATGCTGGGATGGAGCCAGTAGCGTCTCTCCACCAGTCGTAGAGGGTGAGGTCGCCATTTGTGTAAACAGTTTCAACCCATGCTTGAAGGCTTTGGTTtagtttgctttggttaaaattccCAGCAAGTTTGGTTTTGGTTGGGTGTCAAGATAGCTATCATGGGTTTAGTTTAGGTTCAAGTGTCAAGCTAGCTCACGTGAGTTTGGTTGAGTTATGGTTCAGGTATCAAACTTTTCTCAGACTTACATGTAACTGCATTAGGGTCGATCGATCAGACTTCCATCTTTCCTTGCTGCAAGTCCGCTCGCTGTTGCTCTCTCTTCCGTTCGTTGCCGCCATGATCAACAGGCTCTCCACTCACGACAATGAAACGGCAGCCACACATGCATATGAAACGACAGGATTAATCGCCCCTAATTTTCTCGCCTTCGGTTCTATATTTAACTGACCGACTCTTCCCCACGATAGCTACTCATCTTCTCCACGGCATTTACTCCCCCCCCCCTATGAAACACCTCTCCCTCTGCAATCTGCAGCTTCTCCACCAAATATTACCTCCCATTGCAGAAGTAATCGATGCAACTGCTCCCCGATTCATTGTAGGTGGCTTGACGATTCttacttgctactccctccgttcctaaatatttgtctttctagagattttaacaagtgactacgtacggagtaaaatgagtgaatctacactctaaaatatgtctatatacatccgcatgtggtagttctttgaaatctctaaaaagacaaatatttaggaacggagggagtatgtattatGGGTCCCTGGCCAGTCTCGCCTCCCAGAGTTCAAGTCGGCGCCTAGGAGGAACAGGTCAGAAGGATTCCAGCCTTCCAGTTAAGAGATTCTAGCTGCTGCCCCGCGTCCGATCTACTGGTCACCTTACTTCTTCCTGGAGCAGGGGGAGATTAACAGTTGTGTTTTTGGTTGAGGCCTTAGCAGAAACATAAAAAATATGTTGCCTGATCCTTCGAGGAGATCCTGGCTGTGATAAAGATGTCAGCCAGCAAGTGCTGGAAGGTGAAGGAACAACCATGTAAACAGGACGATTGACGAGGTACCAACTGAATATGTACCAGGAATTTACCATATAAGTTATATACTAGATACTAGATTAATTTGATGCTTCTTTTATCAAGAGCTTCATCATTTGGTTATCTTGCCGAACCCTTCTGTTTACAAGATTTGGCAAAATTGATGTCCGGAAAAGTACTTCACGGGGTTTCTCTGTTCAATGAGGTCATGGCATCCAACCCCACTGGCTGCTTCTGGAAACTGCTACAAGAGTATGCAACTTAATAGGTTAGTTGCCGTTCATGAGGTCCCCTGAAATCTTCGATGGTGTGGTATGATATCTATCTATTTCTGAACAACCATTTGATAATTCTTTTGAGACTTTTCCGCAGTTAGTAAACAAGTCCTTTAGTTAATGTAGCAGTTCATTATTTGCAAGTTGGAACTGAAGGAGTTCAATTAGTTTTTGATCTATATATTTATGTTACAGATTCTCAGCTATCAATTTAATTAGAACCACATGAACAATTTCTGGTTTATCTTTTCTGATAAATGTTATGTTCTTGCAGTCATCTATCCTTTACCTTGACATTCATGTCAACGAGGTAAATGTGACCCCAAATTCATGATTTCTGTTAATTCATTACTTCCCGGTCCCATTTACTTTATTGAGTCTCAAGGTCATTTTGTTGTTGAAGGGATTTCTGTTTGAACTTGAACCACTGTTCATCAGAGATATCGATTGGGCAATGACTGCAACAGTTTATCATCCGCTGTTGGGAGAAGCATTGGTCTATACTTCTATTATTGATTTACATGTCCTCTATCCATCTTGCAAGTATATACTTTTTTCATTTGCCATTTTTAAGTGCGATGCATATATCCCAGAAGTGTGCAATTCCAAAAGTTCTCCTCGCAGCACTAAATCTGAACCGACACACTACCAAGTGTCTTATTCCTGCAGTATATGGGTTATATTCGTCTTACAATCATGTATTAAGCTCATCCCTCTTTTCTATCAGCTACCCGATAGCTCATTAACAGTAACATACATAGGTGTCAAACTGCCGCAAACAAAAATTGAAGCGGCATACGGACATGCGTATTTTTTGGTATGATGAACAGATTGTCTTTCTGGCAGTAAATTTATTTTACAGTACCAGTCGTTTATTTTACAGGTACTTATATTCTGAGATCTAGAGCGGTTTCTCTTTGCAACAAATTATGCATAGCAAAATAATTTGTATGTATGAaattgaattattatttttttgagGGTGAAATTGAATTATTTTGTAGTACAATAAACTTCGGGTCATTGCCGGAGAAGTAAATTATTTTCTTATGGGTCAGCATCtatatatgaaaaaaattgatttgcaaaaaaaaaaacttctCTTTATACTTTTTACAAGTAGTTTGCACAACCTCACAAAGATCCTACTtcagtgataaaatccattcctttTTCATATCTTATTGAAGGAGTCACAGCCATCTCTCTCTGGTTGCACGCAGCACCACCGCCACTAGCCACCGCGGGCAGCTCGTGTGCGCCGGCGGCGTGCTCCGCCACAGCATAACGCCAGTCACCACTTCAGGAAGACTCAACCAAGAGCTAACTGGATCATATACAAAGCTCCACGCATCTCTCCAGTCTCTCTTCCGGCCAGCATCGGGCGGGATCAGGTGGCCTGACTCTCAACGAAAATTACTGAGAAGCTGCTTTAGCTTGATGTATTCGAAGATTACTGAAGCATCCAGAATGAAGAGCCTGATTTTGGGAGGATGTGGCCTCACTTACCATGGCAAGCATAGGAGATCTATGACTATTTTGCCCACTCACTGTTGGAGCACGGGACTTCCAGTCATACAGCTCTTGGAAGAGTGATCTTTCAAAGACACTTGTTGTCTGGTGGCGCCTGAGCACAACCATACAGCCAAGGCTGCTAACTTGATCCCGAGAGAATGTTCCAATCAGTCCAGTCGATAGACCCTGCACCCAATACCCTGCAGTAGACAAGTGCCTCTTAGGTGGATAATAGGATGCTAGAGTCACATCCTGTGTCGTACCTCCACCCTTGCGCCCAGACGGCATCCCAAAACCTGCTATGTCATCGCTCTGTTTCAGGGCATTGACGTAGAGCATTTTGACGTTTGACACGATCCATTCGGGCGAATCTGATCCAGGAATTTCGAATATTGCTCTCAGTGGCTTCGGAGTTTCTCCTATCTCAAGATCACGTATATAGTGCATCAAGTTGAAGCTCAGTGTTTGCCATTGCCGAATCAGCATTGTTATCAGAGAATTCACGTACTCAAGGCGGCTAACATGTTTCAAAACAAGAGAAAGCTTGAGGGCGTCATAAGCCTCCTTAAGCCTTGGACCTTCGCAGAGGTACGTCTCAATTACTCCTAGAGATGTCCTCTTGGGTCTTCCATTACTCAGGATCACATCTTTCACAGCAACTACGAGGGATTCATGACCCACGTATAGCGATCCAGGGTCCCCTTCAGAAATTCTGTAGTGGTTTCCGGTGAAATTTAAGAGCACTGACCCTTTGATGTACTGTTTGCCTTCTGTACCAGGGTCAAATTCGATAGCTTTGTTTCCCAAGTAGTATCCTTTGAGCCACCACTCGTCACCTTTTATGACAAAAACAGCTAACAAGTTTCCCAACTGCACGACAACATAAACTGCGCCTTCTATCGGTGTCGTGCAAATTCTCTGGTGTGTTCCAAAAACTTTCGTGGCGTCGATCTTGAGGCCACGTTTGAAGCCCAGGGACCATACTGATCTTACATATTTGATATAGCTGCGCAAAACATCCATTGGCTCACCATCTAGGCTGAAATACAGTATATATTCCTGCACAGAGGTACAAAAAGATACAATTACATTAGGTAAATTATTTAGGGGTTGTTCCTAATTCTGAGTGAAGGATGATCTACCCTATTGAGAACGATAGAGTGAAACAAACTGATGCATTGATTTTTCGATGTCGAAACTGATGGATTGATGGAATTACCTTATCGACCGACTCCAGAAAAGAAGGGAGTGAAGGACGCGCGGCATTGACATGCGGCTTCTTCTCATGGGTCTGACGCTTCTTGCCACGGCGACCCATGACCGCGTGACGCAGCGGCGGAGGCCTGACTCCGGAGGCTTGAGGTCGACGGCGTGCCGCAGCGGCGGAGGCTTAAGGTCGACGGCGTGACGCAGCGGCGGGGCCTGACACCGACGGCGTGACGCAGCGGCGGGGGGCTGAGGCCGACGGCGTGACGCAGCCGCGGAGCCTGAGGCCGACGGCGTGACGCAGCCGCGGAGCCTGAGGCCGACGGCGTGACGCAGCAGCGGGGGCCTGAGGCCGACGGCGTGACGCAGCGGCGGGGGCCTGAGGCCGACGGCGTGACGCGGCTGCGGGGGATCGATTGCTTTCCGGCGGGGGGTGGGTAAGGGGATCCTTCTCCAAAACTTGGATCGACTGGATTCAGGCTCACGTACTAGGTTCACGCTAGGCAAGAAGATGCCGACTCCATGTACTCGGATTTCGATATCGATAGGTCCACCGCCATGATCTAGGTTTACAAGCGGAGCTACAATGTGGGCTGGCGTCAATCGGCCCCTATGACCTTGGCCCAAACCGTTGTATAGATACAGCCCAGTAAAGCTTTGTTTTTGGGAAAAGCTATCGTGCAACCGACTGATCACGCGCGCCGCGTTCGCCGGCTCCGCATCCGTCGGATCGTCTCTTTCATCGGACGGAAGAGAGCATCCCCGCTCCCACGGCACGCGCGTTCGTTTTCCTGAAACAGAGCCGTTGTTTCAGAAAAACGCCCCTGCAGCTGAAGCCGCAGCATGTGCTCGCTGGGTGGGGAGAGGCGACGAGGTCTGGATCtgggagggcggcggcgcggccggggcTAACCTACCACCGTGACGACGACTTTGTCTTCGAGAGCGGCGGCGGCCGTCGACAACCCAAGCAGGTACGGATCTCCCTCCGGTGATTTCTCCTCACGCGCTCGCCCTGCTCCGCCGCCTCCCGTCCCCGCCCTCCCCGCGGCTCCTCCTCCCGCTGCTCCTCTCcgtcctccgcctccgccgcctgccCCACCTCTTCATGTCCACCTTCAACACCCTCTTCGTCGCCGTCCCCAGCCCCCTGTCGCTCCACCCGcagcttctcctccgcctcctcttcgcCCTCTCCTCCATCGTCGCTGGCGATGTTGTTGCAAATTTTGCAACAGGGGTCTTGTTGCAGGAATTGTTTCTGCAACCCGGCCGTTGTTTCAGGAATTGTTTCTGCAATCTCCCATTTTTTGCAACATGGTAGTTGTTTTTGCAACGCAGATGTTGTTTCAGGAATTGTTTCTGCAACGCGGTCGTTGTTTCAGGAATTATTTCTGCAACGCGACCATTGTTTATGCAACTAGTTTGTTGTTTCAGGAATTAATGTGTCGGGAAGGCGACGCGCGCGTGCGAGGAGTTAGATCGGACGGCTCACGCGCGGATATCTGACGGCTGTCGAGGTGGTGGATGTTTACTAGACATCTACCGACGGACGCGTAGCGTTGCAAACAAATATGGAAAACGCTTAGTGTCAACCGACGGATTTTCTCTCGCTCGTCTGCCGTCTCCCACGGGCGACGCATGTCCCTGTGGGCCTGCACGGCTTTGCATCCTGCCTTATCTTCTCGTCCGATTGCTCCCATCCACATCTTTTGTTTTGTTATGCCTTCTTTCTTCCTTCCCCAGCCATACATCCTTCTCCATTACGCAAACAATCAGGGACCTGCTCGGAGATGTTGGAGACACCCACGAACAGCCCTTGCCCACCGGCCACGGCCATGGAGGTAGCATGCGAGCATACATGGCCATGCAAGCCTCGCTGGACATCACAACCCGACCGTGGGCATCCATGGAGGTAGATGCAAGTAGCAGCTAGTGGCTACAACAACAAGTGCCATGGAGGTAGCTTGCGAGCTCGTCAGACGACGGGACCAATGACGGGGATTGGCGGTGCTCGAGCTGGGAGTTAGGAGGATGGATGGCCTTGTGGTTGGCGGCGACGATGTGAATGACGGCGGTGCTGACGGCAATGACGTCACTTCTGTAACTTCATTTTCATTGATTTTTTTCCGCAACATCCGCTATGTTGCAAAAGTTTTTTCATAACATTATTTATGTTGCAAAAGTTTTTCCACAACAAAGCCCATGCTCCAGAAAAGTGAAGGCGATTTTTATTCTGCAACATCATTTATGTTGCAAAAGTTCCTTCCGCAACAACATCCATGTTGCAGAAAAGTGAAGAcaaaaaaaaatctgcaacatcaTCTATGTTGCAAAAGTTCCTTCCGCAACAGCACCCATGTTGCAGAAAAGTGAAGACGATAAACATTTCTGCAACGACACCTATGGTTCAAAATGGTTTGTGCAACATGTGCTCTATTGCAATGATGGGACGGAGTTGGCCGTTGGATGACATCAAATCTAACGGTTGTTGGGGCGGTGGATGTTTTTAGATTATCCACCGGCGGATGCGTAGCACGGCCCTATTTTCTTATTATCTATCTATATTTTTTCAAGGGAAAAAGAGTTTATTCAAGGAAAAGGTTTGCTTTCAGCCGGATGAAAACGCTGAGACGCAAGCATCGCGTGTTGCACAACATGtgcccctccgggcccatccacCGCTCCCCTCCAGTCTGCCTTATCTCTTCACACCGCTGTCTCTCCTCCACACGTCTTCTTCGCTCGCTCTCCTCTCTGTTCATCATGCTGGAGaggagagtgttggaaatatgccctagaggcaataataaattagttattattatatttccttgttcatgataatcgtttgttatccatgctataattgtattgataggaaactcagatacatgtgtgggtacatagacaacagcatgtccctagtaagcctctagttgactagctcgttgatcaatagatggttacggtttcctgaccatggacattggatgtcattgataacgggatcacatcattaggagaatgatgtgatggataagacccaatcctaagcatagcacaagatcgtgtagttcgttttgctagagcttttttaatgtcaagtatctcttccttagaccatgagatcgtgtaactcccggataccgtaagagtgctttgggtgtaccaaacgtcacaacgtaactgggtgactataaaggtgcactacaggtatctccgaaagtgtctgttgggttgacacggatcgagactgggatttgtcactccgtatgacggagaggtatctctgggcccactcggtaatgcatcatcataatgagctcaaagtgaccaagtggttggtcatgggatcatgcattatggtacgagttaagtgacttgccggtaacgagactgaacgaggtattgggataccgacgattgagtctcgggcaagtaacgtaccgattgacaaacggAATTGCATACGtggttgatcgaatcctcgacatcatggttcatctgatgaaatcatcgtggaacatgtgggagccaacatgggtatccagatcccgctgttggttattgcccgagagccatctcggtcatgtctgcatgtctcccgaacccgtagggtctacacacttaaggttcggtgacgctagggttgtatgaatatgagtatgcagcaaaccgaatgttgttcggagtcccggatgagatcccgggcatcacgaggagttccggaatggtccggaggta from Triticum aestivum cultivar Chinese Spring chromosome 3B, IWGSC CS RefSeq v2.1, whole genome shotgun sequence includes these protein-coding regions:
- the LOC123064988 gene encoding uncharacterized protein codes for the protein MGRRGKKRQTHEKKPHVNAARPSLPSFLESVDKEYILYFSLDGEPMDVLRSYIKYVRSVWSLGFKRGLKIDATKVFGTHQRICTTPIEGAVYVVVQLGNLLAVFVIKGDEWWLKGYYLGNKAIEFDPGTEGKQYIKGSVLLNFTGNHYRISEGDPGSLYVGHESLVVAVKDVILSNGRPKRTSLGVIETYLCEGPRLKEAYDALKLSLVLKHVSRLEYVNSLITMLIRQWQTLSFNLMHYIRDLEIGETPKPLRAIFEIPGSDSPEWIVSNVKMLYVNALKQSDDIAGFGMPSGRKGGGTTQDVTLASYYPPKRHLSTAGYWVQGLSTGLIGTFSRDQVSSLGCMVVLRRHQTTSVFERSLFQELYDWKSRAPTVSGQNSHRSPMLAMVSEATSSQNQALHSGCFSNLRIHQAKAASQ